The Anaerobranca gottschalkii DSM 13577 region CCCTTCTGACTTCTTCACCGGTTAGGTAGACAGAAACCATAGGGTAACCGGCTTCTCCATCGAGGCCAGAACCTAAACCTACTAGTGTTACTAGGTCATAAAAGGTTATTTGGCCTTTAGAGTAGCCCATAGAACCAGGGACTAAGGCTCCTCTAATGACACCGTTGGCTTGGAAGGCAAAATCTACCCTTTCTCCGGTAACCTCTGAAGCAACAATCCTCATAGCATCGGTAATGAAATTGCCGAAGGGTGATTCCTTAAGTTCTGGCTTATTATTTAAAGGAAAATCTGAATAAAGGACTACCTCAGTTATATCGGTAAATCGTCCATCTGTAAGGGTGGCTATATAATTGTTTAGGTGATGGGTATATTTAGCTACTTTAGCTAAAATGTAGGGGTCTTCTCCTATACTGTGGTTTAATGGGATTAATGAGCTATCCCTCAGTCTTACTTCACCGGTTGTGGTATTGTAAGCCAGTTCTACTTTACCTAAATAGTTTAAATAAGCACCAGTGGAAAAAATTAAAGTATTATTAACTTTAACCGGTTGATAAAGGGGAGTGTGGCAATGACCAGTTATTATAATATCAATACCATCAACTTGAGCTGCTAAGTTTTTATCTTCTTCAACACCGGTATGGTTTACAGCGACAATTAGGTCTACCCCAGAATCTTTCAATTTTTTTACAGCTTTTTTGGCAGCTTCAATTTGGTCGGTAAATTCAACGGGTTTTGCCAGGGGAGCTACTTCGTCTGCTTCCACTCCCATTAAACCAAAGAACCCTATTTTTAAACCGTTTTCTAAGGTTTTAATATGGACATCTTTTATTCCTATATCATTTAGGGGATGGCCTTGGGGTGGCAAAGTATTAGTAGCAACTATGGCTGTTTTACTTTGGGCTTCTGGGTATCCCGCTGTTTTGAAGTATTGGGCTAAAATATCAGGTCCGTAGTCGTATTCGTGGTTACCAATAGTAATTACATCATATCCAAGTTCCATCATTAAGGAAATTTCCGGTGTTTTTCCATCTAAGATTAGCCAAGAATATGGGGAACCACCGATATAATCCCCGGCAGAGAGCAATAGAACTGGCTCCCCTACTTTACCTTTTTCTTCTCTAATAGAATTAATTGCATTGGCTAGGCGGGCGAAACCGCCAAGGGAAGGATTATCAATACTGGGATGGTAATCTACAAGGGGAGAAGGGATGAGGGCGGAATGTTCGTCATTGGTATGTAAAATAGTAAAATATAGTTCGGTATTTTGTCCATGAATGTTGTTGGATGGAATAAATAATAAATTAAAGATAATAAAAAGGGTGCAGATTAAGGATGAAAATTTTTTGGCAGCCATAGGCAAACCTCCAATCAAAATATTTTGAAATGCCTTAATAATCTTATATGCTCATTATAGCATGGTTATTATTTTATTTAAATATAAATAAATTAGATAGGTAAATAAGATTAAAAACTAAATTATTATATTTTAAAATAATTGACAGTTTTAAAAATGATTGATATAATTTAAAATTATATTAGAAAAAATTGCCATAAACATTATATAAAAAATGTGAATTTAAAAAACTGAAGGAGGGGGATAATTATGTCAATTAGTAATGCTATTTCTTTTGGATTTAGTAATTTCAAGAAACTTATTCTACCGGTTTTATTAGTTATAG contains the following coding sequences:
- a CDS encoding bifunctional metallophosphatase/5'-nucleotidase; translated protein: MAAKKFSSLICTLFIIFNLLFIPSNNIHGQNTELYFTILHTNDEHSALIPSPLVDYHPSIDNPSLGGFARLANAINSIREEKGKVGEPVLLLSAGDYIGGSPYSWLILDGKTPEISLMMELGYDVITIGNHEYDYGPDILAQYFKTAGYPEAQSKTAIVATNTLPPQGHPLNDIGIKDVHIKTLENGLKIGFFGLMGVEADEVAPLAKPVEFTDQIEAAKKAVKKLKDSGVDLIVAVNHTGVEEDKNLAAQVDGIDIIITGHCHTPLYQPVKVNNTLIFSTGAYLNYLGKVELAYNTTTGEVRLRDSSLIPLNHSIGEDPYILAKVAKYTHHLNNYIATLTDGRFTDITEVVLYSDFPLNNKPELKESPFGNFITDAMRIVASEVTGERVDFAFQANGVIRGALVPGSMGYSKGQITFYDLVTLVGLGSGLDGEAGYPMVSVYLTGEEVRRVLEVGALLQELMGDIYFLQMSGLRIEYNPKRSIIATIPFINLPIPSTRAVLRAEKYIGEGIQDNENFAPLNRGDKELYHVVTDYYIAQFLPVAGQVLPSLEIILKDKEGNPVEVDDTIIYRDGKELKVWQAVVEYAKNQPKDSQGKAKIPEFYNTTEPQRLIVKWTIPLIIWPIAILLILITLIILLVKKIKARKSSLNF